One stretch of Alcaligenes faecalis DNA includes these proteins:
- a CDS encoding isochorismate synthase, which produces MNSRIDDQVRPAAIEEWLKHYRADSSVFASPSVSLMAHGTALERHTNNAQGQLLDDARTLLSQAAQEGLDAPLLLGVIPFNPAREAYLRVPKEYRRDPVLLRPVQRPPLAKSGNTIASQSLLPDGEGYEDSVSRILATMREQNISKTVMARTVTITLNEALDRQTVLSNMLHSNPAGYTYALPVPGGKAEDPDLFFGASPELLVRRQGDLVTVNPLAGTAPRFADPQRDQTSAETLMASSKDLREHAYVIQDVVRILSQFCDSMEVPDGPNLTSTANLWHLSTRISGRLRDPSVTSLELALAMHPTPAVCGLPTQPAMQAIEATEVFDRGYFAGAIGWNDHEGNGEWAVAIRCGHYTQQGLTLSAGAGIVDGSVPALERQETGNKLMTLINSLGLAQNITL; this is translated from the coding sequence ATGAACAGCCGTATCGACGATCAAGTCCGCCCTGCCGCCATTGAAGAATGGCTAAAGCATTACCGGGCCGACAGCAGCGTATTTGCCTCTCCCTCCGTCAGTTTGATGGCACACGGCACGGCACTGGAGCGGCATACCAATAATGCCCAGGGGCAATTGCTGGACGATGCCCGAACCTTGCTGTCGCAAGCTGCACAGGAAGGTCTGGACGCCCCCCTCCTGCTGGGCGTAATCCCCTTTAACCCGGCCCGCGAAGCCTATTTGCGAGTGCCCAAGGAATACCGGCGCGATCCCGTCTTGCTGCGCCCGGTCCAGCGCCCACCGCTGGCCAAATCCGGCAACACCATTGCCAGCCAAAGCTTGCTGCCCGATGGCGAAGGCTACGAAGACAGCGTCAGCCGCATCCTGGCAACGATGCGCGAACAGAACATTTCCAAAACTGTGATGGCCCGCACCGTGACCATCACACTGAACGAAGCCCTGGATCGTCAGACTGTGTTGAGCAACATGCTCCACAGCAATCCGGCTGGCTACACCTACGCCCTGCCTGTGCCAGGCGGCAAGGCCGAAGACCCGGACCTGTTTTTTGGGGCCAGCCCCGAACTGCTGGTACGCCGCCAGGGCGATCTGGTGACAGTCAACCCGCTGGCAGGCACAGCCCCACGCTTTGCCGATCCGCAGCGCGATCAGACCAGCGCCGAAACCTTGATGGCCTCCAGCAAAGACCTGCGCGAGCACGCCTACGTGATTCAGGACGTGGTGCGTATCCTGTCCCAGTTCTGCGACTCCATGGAAGTGCCCGACGGCCCCAACCTGACCAGCACCGCCAACCTGTGGCACCTGTCCACCCGTATAAGCGGCCGTTTGCGTGACCCTTCCGTCACCTCTCTGGAGCTGGCACTGGCCATGCACCCCACTCCGGCCGTCTGCGGCCTGCCTACCCAGCCAGCCATGCAGGCCATCGAAGCCACCGAAGTCTTTGATCGCGGCTACTTTGCAGGCGCCATAGGCTGGAACGACCATGAAGGAAACGGCGAATGGGCCGTGGCCATTCGCTGCGGCCACTACACCCAGCAAGGCCTGACCTTATCGGCTGGCGCCGGCATTGTGGACGGCTCCGTCCCTGCCCTGGAGCGCCAGGAAACCGGCAATAAACTCATGACCCTGATCAACTCACTGGGTCTGGCGCAAAACATAACACTTTAA
- a CDS encoding YncE family protein, translated as MLINVNCIRRTPAALLRKAGLSAAVLSLSLANAFAAPAFDQPDVDFRGSMNAAGVVYAGNEAQLAGRGFTPGQEVILLQNGHTLTPQALVADKEGNLSTTVAIPAEAAVGVHPVVMQVSKPSTAGIFNLKVSPKVELSGQDKFELQSQHLVPGLYQSAYSPKNKVLFVTSAVGRPPVKQSQLLKVNPKTLAVEASVTPAAQKGRDDGQVQAVYGVDVDDKQGNVWVTNTRSSSIAVYSQKDLKLVKQFEDGVVSHPRDVVVDEKTNRAYVSSPGADTLAVFDTKKLTQLDPIELQSKTRNKPGSMSLILDAEKDRLYTVSASTNELIIVDLKNGNAQTVFPIPGARGLAGVSVDSKNDQVYVAAQGSDNLLIINAKDGAIQHDIKIGAGALNVVFDPKTSLAYVASRGAGTVTAVNGKGEIVANLDGGSFPNHVSLDGEGNAYLVNKSKGKADQTADRITRLHLK; from the coding sequence ATGCTAATCAATGTCAATTGCATTCGCCGTACCCCTGCTGCACTGCTGCGCAAGGCCGGCCTGAGCGCAGCCGTCCTGTCCCTGTCCCTGGCCAATGCCTTTGCGGCCCCCGCTTTTGACCAGCCTGATGTTGACTTCCGCGGCTCCATGAATGCCGCTGGTGTGGTCTATGCAGGTAATGAAGCCCAACTGGCAGGCCGTGGTTTCACACCTGGCCAGGAAGTGATCCTGCTGCAAAACGGCCACACTCTGACACCTCAAGCGCTGGTCGCTGACAAAGAAGGCAATCTGAGCACCACCGTTGCCATTCCTGCCGAAGCCGCCGTTGGCGTGCACCCCGTGGTCATGCAGGTCAGCAAGCCCTCGACCGCCGGCATCTTCAACCTGAAGGTTTCTCCTAAAGTTGAACTGAGCGGCCAGGACAAATTTGAACTGCAATCCCAGCACCTGGTGCCCGGCTTGTACCAAAGCGCTTACAGCCCCAAGAACAAAGTGCTGTTCGTGACCTCCGCCGTGGGCCGCCCACCGGTCAAGCAATCGCAGCTGCTCAAAGTTAACCCCAAGACCCTGGCCGTTGAAGCCAGCGTGACACCGGCCGCACAAAAAGGCCGTGACGATGGCCAGGTTCAAGCCGTTTATGGCGTGGACGTGGACGACAAGCAAGGCAATGTCTGGGTTACCAACACCCGCAGCAGCTCCATCGCTGTCTACAGCCAGAAAGACCTGAAACTGGTCAAACAGTTTGAAGACGGCGTCGTCAGCCACCCACGTGATGTGGTTGTGGACGAAAAGACCAACCGCGCTTACGTGTCCTCGCCCGGCGCTGACACCCTGGCCGTGTTCGACACCAAAAAGCTGACTCAGTTGGACCCGATCGAACTGCAATCGAAAACCCGCAACAAGCCCGGCAGCATGAGCCTGATCCTGGACGCTGAAAAAGACCGTCTGTACACCGTCAGCGCCAGCACCAATGAGCTGATCATTGTGGATCTGAAAAACGGCAATGCTCAAACCGTATTCCCCATTCCTGGCGCTCGTGGCCTGGCTGGCGTATCGGTAGACAGCAAGAATGATCAAGTCTATGTGGCCGCCCAAGGCAGCGACAACCTGCTGATCATCAACGCCAAAGACGGTGCCATTCAGCACGACATCAAGATTGGCGCTGGCGCCTTGAACGTGGTCTTTGATCCCAAGACATCCCTGGCCTACGTGGCCTCTCGCGGTGCAGGCACCGTGACCGCTGTTAACGGTAAAGGCGAAATCGTTGCCAATCTGGACGGCGGCAGCTTCCCCAACCACGTCTCGCTGGATGGCGAAGGCAATGCCTACCTGGTCAACAAATCCAAAGGTAAGGCTGACCAGACTGCTGACCGCATCACGCGTCTTCACCTGAAGTAA
- the entS gene encoding enterobactin transporter EntS, protein MSVRRFFLDISPLIESRAFRFAYFARAATVLVTGMLMVAASVQLYELTKSSVAVAFLNVSMATPMVLALIAGGVLSDRMDRRSLMVWSRSVYIISVVLFLLNTLLPNPQVWLIYVAAAIGGAAGGISVPAMMSATPALVGRDKLAAAAALSGLAMQLGGIIGPALAGVLIAGPGLVFCYVIVLCGVIVTPLLLRALPPLPPQAGKQPQKNAFQSLRDGLTFVASHPLLRALLLIDLAALILATPLALMPEWGDTILKMGATATGYLYAAPAVGATLAALSSGWCRQVSRPGAAIVIAVLIWGLAVAALSLQPTLWWALICLAIMGAADTISKIMRMALVQHHTPDYLLGRVSSLWMTQYSLGQALGNMQMGYLSRLLSPAVAVAVGGLACAAVAGGFGILNQGLRSASKQDGPPNA, encoded by the coding sequence ATGTCTGTAAGACGTTTCTTTCTGGATATCTCACCGCTGATCGAAAGCCGAGCCTTCCGCTTTGCCTACTTCGCTCGGGCCGCGACCGTGCTGGTCACCGGCATGCTGATGGTGGCTGCCAGCGTGCAGCTCTATGAGCTGACCAAATCCAGTGTGGCCGTTGCCTTTCTGAACGTGTCCATGGCCACCCCCATGGTGCTGGCCCTGATTGCGGGCGGTGTCTTGTCCGACCGTATGGACAGACGCAGCTTGATGGTCTGGTCGCGCAGCGTCTATATCATCAGCGTGGTGCTGTTCCTGCTCAATACGCTCTTGCCCAACCCCCAGGTCTGGCTGATTTATGTAGCTGCGGCCATTGGTGGCGCAGCAGGCGGGATCAGCGTTCCGGCCATGATGTCGGCCACCCCGGCGCTGGTCGGTCGCGACAAGCTGGCCGCTGCGGCTGCGCTGTCCGGTCTGGCCATGCAATTGGGCGGCATTATCGGGCCAGCACTGGCAGGCGTACTGATTGCAGGCCCTGGCCTGGTGTTCTGCTACGTGATCGTGCTGTGTGGTGTCATCGTCACCCCTTTGCTCTTGCGTGCTCTGCCGCCCTTGCCTCCGCAAGCCGGCAAGCAGCCACAGAAAAATGCCTTCCAGTCCCTGCGCGATGGGCTGACCTTTGTCGCCAGCCACCCCTTGCTGCGCGCCCTGCTGCTGATTGATCTGGCCGCCCTGATTCTGGCGACGCCTCTGGCTTTGATGCCCGAATGGGGCGACACCATTTTGAAGATGGGTGCCACTGCCACCGGCTACCTTTACGCCGCTCCGGCTGTAGGTGCCACGCTGGCCGCCCTGTCCAGCGGCTGGTGCCGCCAAGTCTCCCGCCCCGGTGCAGCCATTGTGATTGCCGTGCTGATCTGGGGTTTGGCCGTGGCCGCCCTGTCCCTGCAACCGACCTTATGGTGGGCCCTGATTTGTCTGGCCATCATGGGTGCCGCCGATACCATTTCCAAAATCATGCGTATGGCGCTGGTTCAGCACCACACTCCCGACTACCTCCTGGGCCGTGTCTCCAGCCTGTGGATGACGCAGTACTCTCTGGGCCAGGCTCTGGGCAATATGCAAATGGGCTATCTGTCCCGCCTGCTCAGCCCGGCCGTCGCCGTTGCGGTAGGGGGCTTGGCCTGTGCCGCGGTAGCGGGTGGTTTCGGAATTCTCAATCAAGGCCTGCGTTCGGCCAGCAAACAGGATGGCCCACCCAATGCCTGA
- a CDS encoding non-ribosomal peptide synthetase, translating into MFSSPSELPLRPLTEAQEGLWYAQRLDPLNPIFNTGHCTHIHSALDTALFAQAINLTLTEADALTLRMVDTPDGPAQYLRPQEPIQLEIVDLSAHADGAEQAQTQLMADLRTPLDPTVAPLARHILFVLGPKHHLWYQRIHHLAADGYGMALIETRVVKLYKALLSGREDHGHELESFTLLQDDDQSYRESERRSKDRQFWLDTLSDAEPAQSLSESQALSDHHFLLARSAVKPELTASLQALAQSSDISWPDILTGLTAAYVRRHTRQDECTVGVPWMGRLGHISARIVSTVMNVAPLRLQIDESQPLNQYLIQVSKALRQARRHGRYRSEQLRRDLGLLGGMRRLHGPIINVLPFDAPYEQAGLTASQTVLCAGPVEDLNFTFRAQPDAGGLRLEVEANPRLYTEEQIQTHLVRLEQFLLRALQADTLSAVPTLTEAEHYHWIETVNQTAHPVPETTLWALIHAQLQAHPEQNGLEFEGKKLSYAQIDEQTTNLAAQLRLAGVQTGDIVAVALPRSLELVLSLLAIHRAGAAYLPLDLDQPADRLNTILQAAQPRLLVGQPDCTLNATLLVPQPEQACSADAWTAAGPHDPSYLIYTSGSTGTPKGVLVNHDAIVNRLVWMQTHYGIGAGDRILQKTPATFDVSVWEFFLPFLSGATLVVAPPQAHRDPAHIARLMREQSITVLHFVPSMLSAFLDEPAARGLAPRLVFCSGEELSAATRDRFHSLLNAELHNLYGPTEAAVDVSYWPASRDDKSQPVPIGFPVWNTALYILDEQLQPVPPGVAGHLYLAGRQLAQGYWGRPDLTEERFVPDPYALHGDRMYATGDVARWRDDGAVIFLGRSDHQIKLRGQRIELGEIEALLARHPDVAHVAVIAREDVPGQMAIVAYWVPQAGSQCTDNTLAAYVGEHLPSYMVPSAWISLDALPVTANGKLDRKALPVPALQARSAGLPLEGATQHQIAAAFATVLESSEAFYADDDFFALGGHSLLAAKLALMLREARGQAVSIGTIFEYPTIARLAKHLDQAGSTTADGFGPIITLRPAQNDQPALFVIHPAGGLSWCYGALARHLPPGRAVYGLQASVLSDASLGLDGSLDAMAKVYVDRIEQVQPHGPYHLAGWSVGGIIAQAMAVELRRRGQLVGMLSLLDAYPSDAWRNEPAPEPNAIYKALLHIAGHDPDSLPDVSLTRQGVVDFLKRSGHPLAELPDTRLDSVFQVVENNNRLVRLYEHHAYDGSMLYFRAALDHAGTQLHPDLWKPYAGQLDVHDIASLHAHLTGTEAVAIMAPLMDSAMAFAEQAQAQPELDV; encoded by the coding sequence ATGTTTAGCTCCCCTTCCGAACTGCCATTGCGCCCCCTGACCGAAGCACAAGAAGGTCTGTGGTACGCCCAGCGTTTGGACCCGCTCAACCCGATTTTCAATACAGGGCATTGCACCCATATCCACTCGGCGCTGGACACTGCGCTGTTTGCGCAAGCCATCAATCTGACGCTGACTGAAGCCGATGCCTTGACCTTGCGCATGGTGGACACGCCCGATGGCCCGGCCCAGTACCTGCGCCCGCAAGAGCCTATCCAACTGGAAATTGTCGACCTGTCCGCGCACGCAGACGGTGCCGAACAAGCCCAAACCCAGTTGATGGCCGACCTGCGCACGCCGCTGGACCCGACCGTTGCGCCACTGGCACGGCACATCCTGTTTGTGCTGGGGCCCAAGCATCATCTTTGGTATCAGCGTATCCATCACCTGGCCGCCGACGGCTATGGCATGGCGCTGATCGAGACGCGCGTGGTCAAGCTCTACAAGGCCTTGTTAAGCGGCCGTGAAGATCATGGGCATGAGCTGGAATCGTTCACCCTTTTGCAGGATGACGATCAAAGCTATCGGGAGAGCGAGCGCCGCAGCAAGGACAGACAGTTCTGGCTGGACACCTTGAGCGATGCAGAACCCGCCCAAAGCCTGAGCGAATCCCAGGCCTTGAGCGACCATCATTTCCTGCTGGCACGCAGCGCCGTCAAGCCCGAGCTGACGGCCAGCCTGCAAGCACTGGCACAAAGCAGCGACATCAGTTGGCCAGACATTCTGACGGGCCTGACCGCCGCCTATGTGCGCCGTCACACCCGCCAGGACGAATGCACCGTCGGTGTGCCGTGGATGGGACGTCTGGGCCACATCAGCGCCCGTATCGTCTCCACCGTCATGAACGTGGCTCCGCTGCGTTTGCAGATCGACGAATCCCAGCCTTTGAATCAGTACCTGATTCAGGTTTCCAAGGCCCTGCGTCAGGCACGTCGTCATGGCCGCTATCGCAGTGAACAACTGCGTCGTGATCTGGGTTTGCTGGGTGGCATGCGTCGCCTGCACGGCCCCATCATCAACGTCCTGCCTTTCGATGCCCCCTACGAACAAGCGGGCCTGACCGCCAGCCAGACTGTGCTGTGCGCTGGCCCCGTGGAAGACTTGAACTTCACCTTCCGCGCCCAGCCCGATGCCGGTGGTTTGCGTCTGGAAGTGGAAGCCAATCCGCGTCTGTACACCGAAGAGCAGATTCAAACCCATCTGGTTCGTCTCGAACAGTTCCTGTTGCGCGCTTTGCAAGCGGACACGCTGTCTGCTGTGCCTACGCTGACGGAAGCAGAACACTATCACTGGATTGAAACCGTCAACCAGACCGCTCACCCGGTTCCCGAGACCACGCTGTGGGCACTGATCCACGCCCAGTTGCAGGCTCACCCGGAACAAAATGGCCTGGAGTTTGAAGGCAAGAAACTCAGCTACGCCCAGATCGACGAACAAACCACCAATCTGGCCGCGCAACTGCGTCTGGCCGGTGTGCAGACCGGCGATATCGTCGCCGTCGCCCTGCCCCGCTCGCTGGAACTGGTGTTGAGCTTGCTGGCTATTCATCGTGCCGGTGCTGCCTACTTGCCACTGGATCTGGACCAGCCTGCCGATCGCCTGAACACCATCTTGCAAGCCGCTCAACCGCGCCTGCTGGTTGGCCAACCTGATTGCACGCTGAACGCCACCCTGCTGGTTCCTCAGCCTGAACAGGCTTGCAGCGCAGACGCCTGGACAGCCGCTGGCCCGCATGACCCGTCTTACCTGATCTACACCTCCGGCTCTACCGGCACCCCAAAAGGCGTGCTGGTCAACCACGACGCCATCGTCAACCGTCTGGTGTGGATGCAAACGCATTACGGCATTGGTGCCGGTGATCGCATTCTGCAAAAGACCCCGGCCACCTTTGACGTGTCGGTGTGGGAGTTCTTCCTGCCCTTCCTGTCGGGTGCGACCCTGGTCGTGGCCCCGCCACAAGCGCACCGCGATCCGGCCCATATCGCCCGCCTGATGCGCGAACAGAGCATCACAGTGCTGCACTTTGTGCCCTCCATGCTCAGCGCCTTCCTGGATGAGCCTGCCGCTCGTGGACTGGCGCCGCGTCTGGTGTTTTGTAGTGGTGAAGAACTGTCGGCCGCCACCCGCGACCGCTTCCATTCCCTGCTGAACGCCGAGCTGCACAATCTGTACGGCCCCACCGAAGCCGCCGTGGACGTGTCCTACTGGCCTGCTTCGCGCGACGACAAATCCCAGCCTGTGCCTATCGGTTTCCCCGTGTGGAACACCGCTCTGTACATTCTGGACGAGCAGTTGCAGCCCGTACCGCCCGGCGTGGCCGGTCATCTGTACCTGGCTGGCCGACAACTGGCGCAAGGCTACTGGGGCCGCCCGGACCTGACTGAAGAACGCTTTGTGCCCGATCCTTACGCCCTGCATGGCGACCGCATGTACGCCACCGGCGATGTGGCCCGCTGGCGTGACGATGGTGCGGTTATTTTCCTGGGTCGCTCCGACCACCAGATCAAGCTGCGCGGTCAACGTATCGAGCTGGGCGAAATTGAAGCCTTGCTGGCGCGTCACCCCGATGTGGCCCACGTCGCTGTTATTGCCCGTGAAGATGTACCCGGTCAAATGGCGATTGTGGCTTACTGGGTGCCGCAAGCAGGCAGCCAGTGCACAGACAACACGCTGGCCGCTTATGTAGGCGAGCACTTGCCGTCCTACATGGTGCCCAGCGCCTGGATCAGCCTGGACGCTCTGCCCGTGACGGCCAACGGCAAGCTGGACCGCAAGGCCCTGCCCGTCCCTGCCTTGCAGGCACGTTCGGCAGGTTTGCCACTGGAAGGCGCTACTCAACATCAAATCGCCGCCGCTTTCGCCACCGTGCTGGAAAGCAGCGAAGCGTTTTACGCCGACGACGACTTCTTCGCCCTGGGCGGACATTCGCTGTTGGCCGCCAAACTGGCCTTGATGCTGCGTGAAGCGCGTGGTCAGGCCGTGTCGATTGGCACTATTTTTGAATACCCCACCATTGCCCGTCTGGCCAAACACCTGGATCAGGCTGGCAGTACGACAGCCGATGGTTTTGGTCCCATCATCACCTTGCGCCCAGCACAAAACGATCAGCCTGCGCTGTTCGTGATTCACCCGGCCGGTGGCTTGTCCTGGTGCTATGGTGCGCTGGCGCGTCACCTTCCTCCAGGCCGTGCTGTCTATGGTTTGCAAGCCAGCGTGCTATCTGACGCCTCGCTGGGTCTGGATGGCAGCCTGGACGCCATGGCCAAAGTCTATGTGGACCGTATCGAGCAAGTTCAGCCGCACGGCCCCTACCATCTGGCAGGCTGGTCCGTAGGCGGCATTATTGCTCAGGCCATGGCCGTAGAGCTACGCCGTCGCGGTCAACTGGTGGGCATGTTGTCCTTGCTGGACGCCTACCCCAGCGACGCCTGGCGTAACGAACCGGCTCCCGAGCCCAACGCCATCTACAAGGCGCTGCTGCATATTGCGGGTCACGACCCGGACAGCTTGCCCGACGTTTCCCTGACCCGTCAGGGTGTGGTGGACTTCCTCAAGCGCAGCGGTCATCCGCTGGCCGAACTGCCCGACACGCGTCTGGACAGCGTATTCCAGGTGGTGGAAAACAATAACCGCCTGGTGCGTCTGTACGAGCATCACGCCTATGACGGCTCCATGCTGTATTTCCGCGCGGCGCTGGATCATGCAGGCACACAATTGCATCCCGATTTGTGGAAGCCCTATGCAGGGCAGCTGGACGTGCACGACATTGCCTCCCTGCACGCTCATTTGACCGGTACTGAAGCTGTGGCCATCATGGCCCCGCTGATGGACTCGGCCATGGCTTTTGCCGAACAGGCACAAGCTCAACCTGAACTCGATGTATAA
- a CDS encoding phosphopantetheine-binding protein translates to MSTALTLERMRQDIAAMLHEDPQDILDDDNLIDLGLDSMRVMTLATRWREAGAPIEFSEMASVVTLGQWWSLIERAQQNGR, encoded by the coding sequence ATGAGTACTGCACTTACCCTGGAACGCATGCGGCAAGACATTGCCGCCATGCTGCATGAAGACCCGCAGGACATTCTGGACGACGACAACCTGATCGATCTGGGCCTGGATTCCATGCGCGTCATGACTTTGGCTACGCGCTGGCGCGAAGCGGGCGCTCCTATCGAGTTTTCCGAAATGGCCTCGGTCGTGACCCTGGGCCAATGGTGGTCGCTGATCGAGCGTGCCCAGCAAAACGGTCGTTGA
- a CDS encoding (2,3-dihydroxybenzoyl)adenylate synthase, producing the protein MMKSIPVEQIWPDAFAQRYRDAGHWQGETFGALLRTRAQNHPEREAIVGGTQRWTYGALDQYASQIAAGLLQAGLRKGDRVLVHLPNIPEFVSVIFGLFRAGLLPVYVLPAHRITEVEHFANSAEARAYIGVDAHAGFAYLPLVRELRERCPQIEQVYIVGEAQEFTSLAQLQSSAANVDVPVSAAQPSEVAFLQISGGSTGLSKLIPRTHDDYIYTLRESAKIAGLDEKSVFLGALPIAHNFPMSSPGFLGALYAGAKVVLSPAPSPDVCFELIEREGVTDTSLVPPLLMLWMDAATKTNANLESLQVIQVGGAKLNSEAAKRVRPTLGVTLQQVFGMAEGLVNYTRLDDPEDVIINTQGRPISPDDEILIVDDNGTPVAPGETGYLLTRGPYTIRAYHNNPSANTRSFTEDGFYRTGDVVRMTPEGNLMVQGRATDHINRAGEKISAEEIEDHLLAHPQVFDAAVVSIPDEFLGERSCAFIIPKDEKPRAIELKKWIRSRGLADFKVPDQIVFVDRFMETAALKISRKELRAQLREQLENTTQE; encoded by the coding sequence ATGATGAAATCTATTCCTGTTGAACAAATTTGGCCTGACGCTTTTGCCCAGCGATACCGCGATGCTGGACACTGGCAAGGGGAAACTTTTGGCGCTTTGCTGCGCACGCGCGCGCAAAACCACCCGGAACGCGAAGCCATTGTTGGCGGCACCCAGCGCTGGACCTATGGCGCGCTGGATCAGTACGCCAGCCAGATCGCGGCAGGCCTGCTGCAAGCCGGTCTGCGCAAGGGCGACCGCGTCCTGGTGCACCTGCCCAACATCCCTGAATTTGTCAGTGTGATCTTTGGCCTGTTCCGTGCCGGTCTGTTGCCCGTGTACGTCCTGCCTGCGCACCGCATCACCGAAGTCGAACACTTTGCCAATTCCGCCGAAGCACGCGCCTATATAGGTGTTGATGCTCATGCCGGTTTTGCTTACCTGCCTTTGGTGCGCGAGCTGCGTGAACGCTGCCCGCAAATTGAGCAGGTTTACATCGTGGGCGAGGCACAAGAATTTACCTCCCTGGCTCAGTTGCAAAGCAGCGCTGCCAATGTGGACGTGCCCGTATCGGCCGCCCAGCCTTCCGAAGTGGCTTTCCTGCAAATTTCAGGCGGCAGCACAGGCTTGTCCAAGCTGATCCCCCGCACGCACGACGACTACATCTACACCTTGCGCGAAAGCGCCAAGATTGCCGGTCTGGACGAGAAAAGTGTGTTCCTGGGCGCTTTGCCCATTGCTCACAACTTTCCCATGAGCTCGCCCGGTTTTCTGGGTGCGCTGTACGCCGGTGCCAAAGTGGTACTGAGCCCTGCCCCCAGCCCGGACGTTTGCTTTGAGCTGATCGAGCGCGAAGGCGTGACCGACACCAGTCTGGTTCCCCCGCTGCTGATGCTGTGGATGGATGCGGCCACCAAGACCAATGCCAATCTGGAATCGCTGCAAGTGATTCAGGTAGGCGGTGCCAAGCTGAACTCCGAAGCAGCCAAGCGCGTGCGCCCCACCCTGGGCGTGACCTTGCAGCAGGTGTTTGGCATGGCCGAAGGCCTGGTGAACTACACCCGCCTGGACGATCCCGAGGACGTCATCATCAACACCCAGGGCCGTCCTATCAGCCCGGACGATGAAATCCTGATCGTGGACGACAACGGCACACCGGTCGCCCCTGGCGAAACCGGCTACCTGCTCACTCGTGGCCCCTACACAATCCGCGCCTATCACAACAACCCGTCGGCCAATACCCGCTCCTTTACCGAGGACGGTTTTTACCGCACAGGCGACGTGGTACGCATGACGCCCGAAGGCAATCTGATGGTTCAGGGCCGTGCCACTGACCACATCAACCGTGCTGGCGAGAAAATCTCCGCCGAGGAAATTGAAGACCATCTGCTGGCCCACCCGCAGGTCTTTGATGCCGCCGTGGTGTCGATACCCGACGAATTCCTGGGCGAGCGCAGCTGCGCTTTCATCATCCCCAAGGATGAGAAGCCACGCGCCATTGAGCTGAAGAAATGGATACGCAGCCGCGGTCTGGCCGACTTCAAGGTGCCGGATCAAATCGTGTTTGTGGATCGTTTCATGGAAACAGCGGCCTTGAAGATCAGCCGCAAAGAACTGCGCGCCCAGTTGCGCGAGCAATTAGAAAACACAACGCAAGAATAA
- a CDS encoding 4'-phosphopantetheinyl transferase family protein, whose translation MLSVYSLSLPLPPGMESWLRNQIPDSTLAMIARRRQQSDQHLSLLAHGALRHFLAPLLGCTPRAVPITHLEHGKPVLDLDDSDLHFSLSHSGERVLIGIADRTIGVDIEAMRLPVKPGLVEHCSVPSERSWLKSDLDFYALWCGKEAALKQAGTSFHIQPQELSLDGHPDHGCTVQSPHPILQGLVVHSHRPVENYAAAVCLNTSFAPWTVSFLDSIQLPDAKLTYHE comes from the coding sequence ATGCTGTCTGTGTACAGCTTGTCGCTTCCCCTGCCCCCCGGTATGGAATCCTGGTTACGAAACCAGATTCCCGACAGCACCTTGGCGATGATTGCCCGCCGCCGACAGCAGTCGGATCAGCATTTAAGCTTGCTGGCCCACGGTGCGCTGCGCCATTTTCTGGCGCCCCTGCTGGGCTGCACGCCGCGCGCCGTTCCCATCACCCATCTGGAACATGGCAAGCCGGTGCTGGATCTGGACGATAGCGATCTGCACTTCAGCCTGTCGCACAGCGGCGAGCGTGTGCTGATCGGAATAGCCGACCGAACCATAGGCGTAGACATAGAAGCCATGCGCCTGCCCGTCAAACCGGGGCTGGTCGAACATTGCAGTGTGCCGTCCGAGCGCTCCTGGCTAAAGAGCGATCTGGACTTCTACGCGCTTTGGTGTGGCAAAGAAGCCGCCCTGAAACAAGCAGGCACGAGTTTTCATATTCAGCCTCAAGAATTATCCTTGGACGGTCACCCAGATCACGGATGCACCGTACAATCCCCCCATCCCATCTTGCAAGGTTTGGTGGTGCACAGTCACCGGCCGGTGGAAAACTATGCCGCCGCGGTCTGTCTGAACACTTCCTTTGCTCCCTGGACAGTCAGCTTTTTGGACAGTATTCAACTGCCTGACGCTAAGCTGACTTACCACGAGTAA